CAATTATCCAAATTGGGGCATGGGTAGCTTAGGAGGTCATCCCAAAACCCTCCAGATCATTAGGGCACAGGCCAGGTATATGAGCCCCAGGAATGAGTGTTCATAGCGTTCGTATCTGGGGACTAGCTTCTTAAAGGCCTCGATCCAACTGAAGAACCGTTCAACCGCACCCCGTTTCTTGTAGAGATTCTTATCAAACCGAACCGGTCTTCCCCGCTTGGGATATTTCCGGTTTCTGGGATTGATCGGGATATTGCTTTTTATGCCTCGTTTCCGAGTGTACTGTCGGATCTCCTGGGAATCATAGGCGGCATCGGCGGAGATGACGGCCGGTTTCTCCGTGGTTCCGGGAAT
The Methanomicrobiales archaeon genome window above contains:
- a CDS encoding IS5 family transposase; amino-acid sequence: MKGNKLSVLVDEQGLPLACRVAPANIHDSRLFEPTVAAFTIPGTTEKPAVISADAAYDSQEIRQYTRKRGIKSNIPINPRNRKYPKRGRPVRFDKNLYKKRGAVERFFSWIEAFKKLVPRYERYEHSFLGLIYLACALMIWRVLG